A single genomic interval of Streptomyces sp. BA2 harbors:
- a CDS encoding LCP family protein, with translation MPHESSNEQQAHMAEGPAVPAYGPPRVRGSRRKPKKKTLRYVAWGALGAVLIGGGGAAYAYQHLNGNIQGTDMNAALGKDRPSEQKDGSMNILLLGSDSRAGTHGHYGSGISGARADTAMVLHVDKTHKKASVVSIPRDTMVERPQCAKPHGGKAAGAQQAMFNSSYQVGGPACTVKTVEKMSDVRMDHYLEVDFKGFQKLIDELGGVDITTHKAIHDPNSGLALSEGKHTLKGKEALELVRTRHGVGDGSDLGRIQLQQAFIKALIHRADTVDPLGSPAKSYDLADTATKTISADSELASADKLLGLAKELKGISPDRTNMVTMPVTYDSQDSGRVLPLEKASHKVWSALRHDQPIPKSATQDSVASRTDSPVSAGT, from the coding sequence ATGCCGCACGAGAGCAGCAACGAGCAGCAGGCGCACATGGCCGAAGGCCCCGCAGTGCCCGCCTACGGGCCCCCGCGGGTGCGGGGCTCCCGGCGCAAGCCGAAGAAGAAGACCCTGCGGTACGTCGCGTGGGGCGCGCTGGGAGCAGTCCTGATCGGCGGAGGCGGTGCCGCCTACGCCTACCAGCACCTCAACGGCAACATCCAGGGCACGGACATGAACGCGGCCCTCGGGAAGGACCGGCCGAGCGAGCAGAAGGACGGTTCGATGAACATCCTCCTGCTCGGGTCCGACTCCCGGGCGGGAACCCATGGCCACTACGGCAGCGGCATCAGCGGAGCCCGCGCCGACACGGCGATGGTCCTGCACGTCGACAAGACCCACAAGAAGGCATCGGTCGTCAGCATCCCGCGCGACACGATGGTCGAGCGGCCCCAGTGCGCGAAGCCGCACGGCGGCAAGGCGGCCGGCGCGCAGCAGGCCATGTTCAACTCGTCCTACCAAGTGGGCGGACCGGCGTGCACCGTGAAGACGGTCGAGAAGATGTCGGACGTCCGCATGGACCACTACCTCGAAGTGGACTTCAAGGGATTCCAGAAGCTCATCGACGAGCTCGGCGGAGTGGACATCACCACCCACAAGGCCATACACGACCCCAACAGCGGCCTCGCCCTGAGCGAGGGCAAGCACACGCTCAAGGGCAAGGAGGCACTGGAGCTCGTCCGCACCCGGCACGGCGTGGGTGACGGGAGCGACCTGGGCCGTATCCAGCTCCAGCAGGCGTTCATCAAGGCGCTGATCCACCGGGCCGACACCGTCGATCCGCTGGGCAGCCCGGCCAAGTCCTACGACCTGGCGGACACCGCGACCAAGACCATCAGCGCGGACTCCGAACTGGCGTCCGCGGACAAACTCCTCGGTCTTGCCAAGGAACTGAAGGGCATCAGCCCCGACCGCACCAACATGGTCACGATGCCGGTCACCTACGACTCCCAGGACTCGGGACGGGTCCTGCCGCTGGAGAAGGCTTCGCACAAGGTGTGGAGCGCCCTGCGCCACGACCAGCCCATCCCGAAGTCCGCGACGCAGGACTCGGTGGCTTCCCGTACGGACTCGCCGGTGTCGGCGGGCACGTGA
- a CDS encoding HutD/Ves family protein, which translates to MGGDVLRWSEYRSMPWKNGGGTTREVASGAVRGPLGSVEPADGYDWRVSVADVDAGGPFSSFPGIDRVITLVEGEGMVLTVDGTSQLVEPLRPFAFSGDAETDCRLEAGAVRDMNVMTRRGRATAEVRIVTVAAAQGVEMECAAGETLLVMAATEGIAVDGRPDGSGPDGRETALGRLDCVRHEGPGTLTLRGEGTVAEIRITAAHAVAV; encoded by the coding sequence ATGGGCGGAGATGTTCTGCGCTGGAGCGAATACCGCAGCATGCCGTGGAAGAACGGCGGCGGTACGACACGGGAGGTCGCGTCGGGCGCCGTGCGGGGACCCCTGGGCTCGGTGGAGCCGGCGGACGGCTACGACTGGCGGGTGAGTGTCGCGGACGTCGACGCGGGAGGGCCCTTCTCTTCCTTTCCCGGGATCGACCGCGTGATCACCCTGGTCGAGGGCGAAGGCATGGTGTTGACCGTGGACGGGACCTCGCAACTGGTGGAGCCGTTGCGCCCCTTCGCCTTCTCCGGCGACGCGGAGACGGACTGCCGGCTCGAGGCGGGCGCGGTGCGCGACATGAATGTGATGACCCGCAGAGGCCGGGCGACGGCAGAAGTACGGATCGTCACCGTCGCCGCCGCACAGGGTGTGGAGATGGAGTGCGCCGCGGGCGAGACCCTCCTGGTCATGGCCGCCACCGAGGGGATCGCCGTCGACGGACGACCGGACGGAAGCGGTCCGGACGGACGGGAAACCGCGCTCGGCCGTCTCGACTGCGTACGTCACGAAGGCCCGGGGACGCTGACTCTGCGGGGCGAGGGCACGGTGGCCGAAATCCGGATCACCGCGGCGCACGCAGTCGCCGTGTGA
- a CDS encoding GNAT family N-acetyltransferase has translation MIPDSADSLTVQQLTTPGAVAPQLRRALAECWVEVTNAGGAAGFPFPPVDVATVTPALDRIIDLLCPDTSRLLTATADGELVGWLNVRRDQFELIAHWGTLHHVQTRTAVRGRGIGLALVKEVRRVARDEMGLEQLRLAARGDVGLEGFYGRLGWKEVGRWPGALRLAPGDDRDEVLMILDPL, from the coding sequence ATGATCCCCGACTCAGCCGACTCCTTGACCGTCCAGCAGCTCACCACGCCCGGTGCCGTCGCTCCCCAGCTCCGCCGCGCCCTCGCCGAGTGCTGGGTCGAGGTCACCAACGCGGGCGGCGCGGCAGGCTTCCCCTTCCCGCCGGTCGATGTCGCCACGGTGACTCCGGCTCTCGATCGCATCATCGACCTGCTTTGCCCGGACACCAGCCGACTCCTCACGGCGACGGCGGACGGGGAACTCGTGGGCTGGCTCAACGTCCGCCGCGACCAGTTCGAGCTGATCGCGCACTGGGGCACCCTCCATCACGTCCAGACCCGAACCGCCGTACGCGGGCGCGGTATCGGACTCGCCCTGGTGAAGGAAGTACGAAGGGTCGCCCGGGACGAGATGGGTCTGGAGCAGCTTCGCCTTGCCGCCCGTGGCGACGTCGGCCTGGAGGGCTTCTACGGGCGTCTTGGCTGGAAGGAAGTCGGCCGGTGGCCAGGAGCCCTCCGGCTCGCCCCGGGCGACGACCGCGACGAGGTCCTCATGATCCTCGATCCACTCTGA
- a CDS encoding DUF6417 family protein, which yields MRRSAGHFALLQRVADVQRTTDGWATAGPGLDERTTGPLVKLGLARVAPREEQAELSAKAGRPVLWAVQLTDDGWDALLYAQTRAAPPTVEAPVPGLQQVGLRRAELVALQRFIELRGRLRHGPAPGLESAVEAARFNPASNRWVVYVSGEQMESIARAFFLERLGGSAAPANRFARVYGVSYRGSAGLRVDRGS from the coding sequence ATGCGGCGCTCTGCTGGGCATTTCGCGCTGCTGCAACGGGTGGCCGACGTACAGCGCACCACCGATGGTTGGGCCACGGCAGGGCCGGGCCTCGATGAGCGCACCACGGGCCCTCTGGTGAAACTCGGGCTGGCTCGGGTGGCACCCCGCGAGGAACAGGCGGAGCTCTCCGCGAAGGCGGGCCGGCCGGTCCTGTGGGCGGTGCAGCTGACGGACGACGGGTGGGATGCGCTCCTCTACGCACAGACACGCGCTGCTCCGCCGACCGTCGAGGCCCCGGTGCCCGGACTTCAGCAAGTGGGCCTGCGCCGTGCCGAGTTGGTCGCCCTGCAACGGTTCATCGAGCTGCGCGGACGACTGCGCCACGGGCCCGCGCCCGGTCTTGAGTCGGCCGTGGAGGCGGCCCGCTTCAACCCCGCGTCCAACAGATGGGTCGTATATGTGAGCGGTGAGCAGATGGAGTCGATAGCGCGCGCGTTCTTCCTCGAGCGGCTGGGCGGATCAGCGGCGCCCGCCAACCGCTTCGCCCGTGTGTACGGGGTGAGTTACCGGGGCAGCGCCGGGCTCAGAGTGGATCGAGGATCATGA
- a CDS encoding helix-turn-helix domain-containing protein: protein MARSELGAYLTTRRALVTPAEANLPSTGHRRVPGLRREEVALLAGVSADYYVRLEQGRERTPSAQVLDALAAALRLEEDGRLHLFRLAGIGPRARAAAVAGRVAPSLLALMDAWPHNPAIVYNRAYDVLASNSIADALFHGWAHSRNLMHVVFTDSAARAFYRDWYGVARNSVAGFRLGHGAAPDDPRVRQVLGELLERSPEFAELWARHDARGKALERKRFEHREVGPLTLTMQTFDVRSDPGQELVVYHAEPASPSSEALALLGSLAATSRREP from the coding sequence ATGGCACGCTCAGAGCTCGGCGCCTACCTCACCACCCGGCGCGCCCTCGTCACCCCGGCCGAGGCGAACCTCCCCTCCACGGGGCACCGCCGCGTGCCGGGGCTGCGCCGCGAGGAGGTGGCCCTGCTCGCCGGGGTCAGCGCCGACTACTACGTACGCCTTGAGCAGGGCCGGGAGCGCACGCCCTCCGCGCAGGTACTCGACGCCCTGGCCGCTGCCCTGCGGCTCGAAGAGGACGGCCGGCTGCACCTGTTCCGGCTCGCCGGCATCGGGCCACGCGCCAGGGCCGCCGCCGTGGCAGGCCGGGTCGCGCCGAGCCTGCTGGCCCTCATGGACGCCTGGCCGCACAACCCGGCCATCGTCTACAACCGCGCGTACGACGTCCTCGCCTCCAACTCCATCGCCGACGCGCTCTTCCACGGATGGGCGCACTCGCGCAACCTCATGCACGTCGTGTTCACCGACTCCGCCGCGCGCGCCTTCTACCGCGACTGGTACGGCGTCGCGCGCAATTCCGTGGCCGGATTCCGGCTCGGCCACGGCGCGGCGCCCGATGACCCGCGGGTGCGGCAGGTGCTCGGTGAACTCCTGGAGCGGAGCCCGGAGTTCGCCGAGCTGTGGGCCCGTCATGACGCCCGGGGCAAGGCGCTGGAGCGTAAGCGCTTCGAGCATCGCGAGGTCGGTCCGTTGACGCTGACCATGCAGACCTTCGACGTGCGCTCGGACCCGGGCCAGGAACTCGTCGTCTACCACGCGGAGCCGGCCTCCCCCAGCAGCGAAGCGCTCGCACTCCTCGGCTCGCTGGCCGCCACCTCGCGCCGGGAGCCCTGA
- a CDS encoding SDR family oxidoreductase, with amino-acid sequence MTTQQPECAAPADHPSDRKVVLVTGASSGIGAAVAARLVAEGHLVVAGARRTDRLRALAESTAEAAARSGGSLRPVRLDVTDRADVAAFVQAAHDRHGRVDVLVANAGVMPLSRLDSLLVDEWDRMIDVNVRGLLHGIAAALPVFAAQGSGHFVTVASIGAHEVVPTGAVYCGTKYAAWAITEGLRQELDPSIRVTTISPGVVGSELADTITDAGAAEAMRAYRAHAIGPDAIASAVSYALAQPSDVDVNEIVVRPVRQR; translated from the coding sequence ATGACCACACAACAGCCGGAATGCGCCGCGCCCGCCGACCACCCCTCCGACCGCAAGGTCGTCCTCGTCACCGGCGCCAGCAGCGGTATCGGAGCGGCCGTCGCCGCACGACTCGTGGCCGAGGGGCACCTGGTGGTGGCCGGTGCGCGCCGCACCGATCGCTTGCGCGCACTGGCGGAGAGCACGGCCGAGGCCGCCGCCCGCTCCGGCGGCAGCTTGCGGCCTGTGCGGCTGGACGTGACGGACCGCGCGGACGTCGCCGCCTTCGTCCAGGCAGCCCACGACCGCCACGGCCGCGTCGACGTCCTCGTCGCCAACGCCGGCGTCATGCCCCTCTCCCGGCTGGACTCCCTGCTCGTGGACGAGTGGGACCGGATGATCGACGTGAACGTCCGCGGCCTGCTGCACGGGATCGCCGCCGCCCTGCCGGTGTTCGCCGCGCAGGGCTCGGGACACTTCGTCACGGTCGCGAGCATCGGCGCCCATGAGGTCGTGCCCACAGGCGCCGTCTACTGCGGCACGAAGTACGCGGCCTGGGCGATCACCGAAGGCTTGCGCCAGGAGTTGGACCCCTCGATCCGGGTCACGACCATCTCGCCAGGCGTGGTCGGTTCCGAGCTCGCCGACACCATCACCGACGCCGGCGCCGCCGAGGCCATGCGGGCCTACCGGGCTCACGCGATCGGGCCGGACGCCATCGCGAGCGCTGTTTCGTACGCCCTCGCGCAGCCGTCCGACGTCGACGTCAACGAAATCGTCGTACGGCCTGTCCGCCAGCGCTGA
- a CDS encoding SMI1/KNR4 family protein, translated as MPTVCDFATWEPVLRLLRDSGAREQAAPSIRVSGRISRQSWSLPLRRRLQEPGRAVRGEDMRDETEAVERVQRALADAGVDTVSFTGKISQDGKATLRLLGPSPAVESGIGTPHPGALLLVEGAVPQPWRCLPDPVPDQSPGAVPATSADPALLERTLRERLPDAIGATEAEIAAAEARLGVPLPEELKVLYRVTRSRWEDLGDDYEAAERACMAVGCELFALDDLYVADASSRPSPWEFAAMEAVVTPPDAAVQGLVGSPGWIVFGDNGGGDRLAVDLTPGPRGHAGQIIILSHEENIGASLVADSLTDLVLDRKSEGRGGSGGDQPPPVAHVNIRSLPSIEAAAHPGLEVLSIGVWDAEPLSLAPVADLPRLRTLAAYPGTLADPLEIAGLDTLEFLAIGPAEWRVLLDAGAVPRSLSAAAIKVHGDQDPLPTVAIANEILALWDRPQIVQTRIEGDLDRVGPAGPVGPADPVGVVP; from the coding sequence GTGCCCACGGTGTGCGACTTCGCGACCTGGGAGCCCGTGTTGCGGCTTCTGCGGGACAGCGGGGCGCGGGAGCAGGCTGCGCCGTCCATCCGCGTGTCGGGACGGATCAGCCGGCAGAGCTGGAGTCTGCCCCTGCGGCGACGGCTGCAGGAGCCCGGTCGGGCCGTCCGAGGCGAGGACATGCGGGACGAGACGGAGGCGGTGGAGCGGGTGCAACGCGCGCTCGCGGACGCCGGTGTCGACACCGTCTCGTTCACGGGGAAGATATCGCAGGACGGGAAGGCCACGCTCCGTCTGCTCGGGCCCAGCCCTGCTGTGGAGTCCGGCATCGGGACGCCGCACCCGGGGGCGCTCCTCCTGGTCGAGGGGGCCGTTCCCCAGCCCTGGCGCTGTCTTCCCGATCCGGTGCCCGATCAGTCGCCCGGAGCGGTGCCGGCGACTTCGGCGGATCCGGCGTTGCTGGAGCGGACGCTCCGTGAGCGGTTGCCCGACGCCATCGGCGCGACCGAGGCGGAGATCGCTGCTGCGGAGGCACGCCTTGGTGTTCCCCTGCCGGAGGAGCTCAAGGTGCTCTACCGGGTGACACGGTCACGGTGGGAGGACCTGGGTGACGACTACGAGGCCGCGGAACGCGCGTGCATGGCGGTCGGCTGCGAGCTCTTCGCCTTGGACGACCTGTACGTCGCCGACGCGTCGTCCCGCCCATCCCCTTGGGAGTTCGCGGCGATGGAAGCCGTCGTCACCCCGCCCGACGCCGCTGTGCAGGGTCTGGTCGGCTCGCCCGGCTGGATCGTCTTCGGGGACAACGGCGGCGGCGACCGGTTGGCGGTCGATCTGACACCTGGCCCGCGCGGACACGCGGGACAGATCATCATCCTCAGCCACGAGGAGAACATCGGAGCCTCCCTGGTCGCCGACTCGCTCACCGACCTGGTGCTGGACCGGAAGAGCGAGGGACGTGGCGGCTCAGGAGGAGACCAGCCGCCGCCCGTGGCTCACGTCAACATACGAAGCCTGCCGAGCATCGAAGCCGCCGCGCACCCCGGCTTGGAGGTCCTGTCCATCGGCGTCTGGGACGCCGAGCCCCTCAGCCTCGCCCCGGTCGCCGACCTGCCCCGCCTGAGGACGCTTGCCGCCTACCCCGGCACGCTCGCCGACCCCCTGGAGATCGCCGGGCTCGACACGCTGGAGTTCCTGGCGATCGGCCCGGCCGAATGGCGCGTCCTCCTCGACGCGGGAGCCGTCCCGCGCAGCCTGTCGGCCGCCGCCATCAAGGTGCACGGCGACCAGGACCCGCTGCCCACGGTGGCCATAGCCAACGAAATCCTGGCCCTCTGGGACCGACCCCAGATCGTCCAGACCCGCATCGAAGGCGACCTCGATCGTGTGGGTCCTGCGGGTCCCGTGGGTCCCGCCGACCCTGTGGGTGTCGTGCCTTAG
- a CDS encoding ANTAR domain-containing protein has product MAIDVGNLRCSDHQRFCRPARGSLSKREVEQVASSPDSLNASALNPRCDPEQPAPDDDCADEVAEIKALRTEVNDLHRAMESHPSIDQARGMLMTLGPCTADEAWEILVEVSQHSNTKLRAVAEELIATTEGEPLPTPVRVALGEALRRRRAATG; this is encoded by the coding sequence ATGGCCATCGATGTGGGGAATCTGCGATGCTCGGATCATCAGCGGTTCTGCCGGCCCGCCAGAGGCAGCCTGAGTAAACGAGAGGTAGAGCAGGTGGCTTCCTCACCGGACTCTCTCAACGCATCGGCACTGAACCCTCGTTGCGATCCCGAGCAGCCGGCCCCCGACGACGACTGTGCGGATGAGGTCGCCGAGATCAAGGCGCTGCGCACCGAGGTCAACGATCTGCATCGCGCCATGGAGTCCCACCCGTCCATAGACCAGGCGCGGGGCATGCTGATGACGTTGGGGCCGTGTACCGCGGACGAGGCGTGGGAAATTCTGGTCGAGGTGTCGCAACACTCCAACACCAAACTGCGCGCGGTGGCAGAGGAGTTGATCGCCACGACAGAGGGCGAGCCGCTGCCCACCCCTGTCCGCGTGGCTCTCGGCGAGGCGCTGAGAAGGCGACGGGCGGCCACGGGCTGA
- a CDS encoding isochorismatase family protein, with protein MPHVSALLVIDMQNTPVSIAYRPAETVAVIAGLRERAMAAGVPVVTIQDQGGGMEAGTQGWQVVSELAPADGESIVHKTSPDSFLGTDLDKTLETLGITEVVVTGFATEICVDTTARQALSHGYDLVVVADGHTTSVRPEGGEYASPAQSIAHHNEIFRHLGFPGRSIRVLSAAEVDFAESHAG; from the coding sequence ATGCCACACGTCTCCGCGCTCCTCGTCATCGACATGCAGAACACCCCGGTGTCCATCGCCTACCGGCCCGCCGAGACCGTCGCCGTGATCGCAGGCTTGCGCGAACGCGCCATGGCCGCCGGCGTGCCCGTCGTGACGATCCAGGACCAGGGCGGCGGGATGGAGGCGGGAACCCAGGGGTGGCAAGTCGTGTCCGAACTGGCGCCCGCCGACGGGGAGTCGATCGTCCACAAGACGAGCCCGGACAGCTTCCTGGGCACGGATCTCGACAAGACGTTGGAGACGCTGGGAATCACCGAGGTGGTCGTCACGGGGTTCGCGACGGAGATCTGCGTGGACACCACGGCGCGGCAGGCACTGAGCCATGGCTACGACTTGGTGGTGGTCGCCGATGGGCACACCACGTCCGTCCGGCCCGAGGGCGGCGAGTACGCCTCTCCGGCGCAGTCGATCGCTCACCACAACGAGATCTTCCGGCACCTCGGATTCCCGGGCCGGAGTATCCGGGTGCTGTCCGCGGCCGAGGTGGACTTCGCTGAGTCACACGCCGGCTGA